The Zootoca vivipara chromosome 4, rZooViv1.1, whole genome shotgun sequence genome has a segment encoding these proteins:
- the MOSPD2 gene encoding motile sperm domain-containing protein 2 isoform X1 yields MADQDTRASLISETRRRFEAEYIQAKTDKYDSRDTERLQQDDTWVDNFLIWRHDVVDDTLKMIDESFQWRKEYAVHDLTESSLPKRFFETGAIYLHGYDKEGYKIFWFRVKLHVKDSKTQFEKKKLVAFWLERYARREHGKPLTVVFDMAETGIGNIDMDFVRYIISCFKVYYPNYLTKIVIFELPWIMNAAFKIVKSWLGPEAVSLLKLTNKNEIQEYISAEYLPPYMGGTDTFKYSYPPLVDDDFQTPLCENGPMTGEDEVETKEETDMDNKESPDSNEEQALNSKKANFAEQTSKSEESEKQDSKTKNAKKALTTFKGPLLHISPAEELHFGSKETGEKKCLIVLTNVTKNTVAFKVRTTAPDKYRVKPSNSSCEPGTSLDIIVSLHGGCAASLQDRFLIMAAEMEQCSGTGTQELGQFWKEVPRNKVMEHRLRCHVVESSKPSSLTINENSFNIPAKTNEDLHVQLTQLLQANKRLREQIDRCVWFQQLTLLFMFLLLASTTFCFYLYAPRS; encoded by the exons ATGGCGGAT CAGGACACCAGGGCTTCATTAATAAGTGAAACCAGAAGACGCTTTGAGGCAGAATATATACAAG CAAAAACAGATAAATATGATTCTAGAGATACAGAGAGACTACAGCAAGATGATACCTGGGTTGATAATTTTCTAATATGGCGACATGATGTTGTGGACGACACATTAAAGATGATTGATGAAAGCTTTCAGTGGAGAAAAGAATATGCAGTTCATG ACTTGACAGAATCTTCACTTCCAAAGCGGTTCTTTGAAACTGGTGCCATTTACCTACATGGTTATGATAAGGAAGGCTATAAAATCT TTTGGTTCAGGGTGAAACTTCATGTAAAAGATTCTAAAACTCAGTTTGAAAAGAAGAAGCTAGTAGCCTTTTGGTTGGAACGCTATGCCAGAAGAGAACACGGAAAGCCTTTGACAGTGGTATTTGACATGGCTGAAACTGGAATTGGTAACATA GATATGGATTTTGTCCGATACATCATCAGCTGCTTTAAAGTTTATTACCCTAATTACCTCA CAAAAATTGTGATATTTGAACTGCCCTGGATAATGAATG CTGCTTTTAAAATTGTGAAAAGTTGGCTGGGTCCGGAAGCAGTGAGTTTGCTGAAGTTGACTAATAAGAATGAAATCCAGGAGTATATCAGTGCTGAATATCTACCACCCTATATGGGTGGAACT GATACCTTCAAGTATAGTTATCCTCCATTGGTTGATGATGATTTTCAAACTCCATTGTGTGAAAATGGACCCATGACTGGTGAAGATGAAGTTGAAACCAAAGAAGAAACAGACATGGATAACAAGGAGAGTCCAGATTCTAATGAAGAACAAGCACTTAATTCAAAAAAG GCAAATTTTGCAGAACAAACTTCAAAATCAGAAGAGAGtgaaaaacaagattccaaaacaaaaaatgcaaagaaagcaCTAACCACTTTTAAAGGACCTTTATTGCACATCAG TCCAGCAGAAGAACTGCATTTTGGGTCCAAAGAAACTGGAGAGAAGAAATGCTTGATAGTTCTCACAAATGTGACCAAAAATACAGTGGCATTTAAG GTTAGAACAACTGCTCCTGACAAGTACAGAGTGAAGCCAAGTAACAGCAGCTGTGAACCAGGCACATCACTAGATATAATAGTATCTCTTCATGGAG GTTGTGCAGCTTCCCTGCAAGACCGTTTTTTGATTATGGCAGCAGAAATGGAGCAGTGTTCTGGAACAGGAACACAAGAACTGGGTCAGTTTTGGAAGGAAGTTCCAAGAAACAAAGTGATGGAACATAG GTTAAGATGTCATGTTGTGGAAAGCAGCAAACCTTCTTCTTTAACAATAAATGAAAATTCCTTCAATATTCCTGCAAAAACGAACGAAGATTTACACGTACAG ctaACACAATTATTGCAAGCTAATAAAAGACTCCGAGAACAGATTGATCGTTGCGTCTGGTTCCAGCAATTGACTCTCTTGTTTATGTTTCTATTACTGGCCAGTACTACCTTTTGTTTCTACTTGTATGCGCCAAGGAGCTAA
- the MOSPD2 gene encoding motile sperm domain-containing protein 2 isoform X2 yields MADDTRASLISETRRRFEAEYIQAKTDKYDSRDTERLQQDDTWVDNFLIWRHDVVDDTLKMIDESFQWRKEYAVHDLTESSLPKRFFETGAIYLHGYDKEGYKIFWFRVKLHVKDSKTQFEKKKLVAFWLERYARREHGKPLTVVFDMAETGIGNIDMDFVRYIISCFKVYYPNYLTKIVIFELPWIMNAAFKIVKSWLGPEAVSLLKLTNKNEIQEYISAEYLPPYMGGTDTFKYSYPPLVDDDFQTPLCENGPMTGEDEVETKEETDMDNKESPDSNEEQALNSKKANFAEQTSKSEESEKQDSKTKNAKKALTTFKGPLLHISPAEELHFGSKETGEKKCLIVLTNVTKNTVAFKVRTTAPDKYRVKPSNSSCEPGTSLDIIVSLHGGCAASLQDRFLIMAAEMEQCSGTGTQELGQFWKEVPRNKVMEHRLRCHVVESSKPSSLTINENSFNIPAKTNEDLHVQLTQLLQANKRLREQIDRCVWFQQLTLLFMFLLLASTTFCFYLYAPRS; encoded by the exons ATGGCGGAT GACACCAGGGCTTCATTAATAAGTGAAACCAGAAGACGCTTTGAGGCAGAATATATACAAG CAAAAACAGATAAATATGATTCTAGAGATACAGAGAGACTACAGCAAGATGATACCTGGGTTGATAATTTTCTAATATGGCGACATGATGTTGTGGACGACACATTAAAGATGATTGATGAAAGCTTTCAGTGGAGAAAAGAATATGCAGTTCATG ACTTGACAGAATCTTCACTTCCAAAGCGGTTCTTTGAAACTGGTGCCATTTACCTACATGGTTATGATAAGGAAGGCTATAAAATCT TTTGGTTCAGGGTGAAACTTCATGTAAAAGATTCTAAAACTCAGTTTGAAAAGAAGAAGCTAGTAGCCTTTTGGTTGGAACGCTATGCCAGAAGAGAACACGGAAAGCCTTTGACAGTGGTATTTGACATGGCTGAAACTGGAATTGGTAACATA GATATGGATTTTGTCCGATACATCATCAGCTGCTTTAAAGTTTATTACCCTAATTACCTCA CAAAAATTGTGATATTTGAACTGCCCTGGATAATGAATG CTGCTTTTAAAATTGTGAAAAGTTGGCTGGGTCCGGAAGCAGTGAGTTTGCTGAAGTTGACTAATAAGAATGAAATCCAGGAGTATATCAGTGCTGAATATCTACCACCCTATATGGGTGGAACT GATACCTTCAAGTATAGTTATCCTCCATTGGTTGATGATGATTTTCAAACTCCATTGTGTGAAAATGGACCCATGACTGGTGAAGATGAAGTTGAAACCAAAGAAGAAACAGACATGGATAACAAGGAGAGTCCAGATTCTAATGAAGAACAAGCACTTAATTCAAAAAAG GCAAATTTTGCAGAACAAACTTCAAAATCAGAAGAGAGtgaaaaacaagattccaaaacaaaaaatgcaaagaaagcaCTAACCACTTTTAAAGGACCTTTATTGCACATCAG TCCAGCAGAAGAACTGCATTTTGGGTCCAAAGAAACTGGAGAGAAGAAATGCTTGATAGTTCTCACAAATGTGACCAAAAATACAGTGGCATTTAAG GTTAGAACAACTGCTCCTGACAAGTACAGAGTGAAGCCAAGTAACAGCAGCTGTGAACCAGGCACATCACTAGATATAATAGTATCTCTTCATGGAG GTTGTGCAGCTTCCCTGCAAGACCGTTTTTTGATTATGGCAGCAGAAATGGAGCAGTGTTCTGGAACAGGAACACAAGAACTGGGTCAGTTTTGGAAGGAAGTTCCAAGAAACAAAGTGATGGAACATAG GTTAAGATGTCATGTTGTGGAAAGCAGCAAACCTTCTTCTTTAACAATAAATGAAAATTCCTTCAATATTCCTGCAAAAACGAACGAAGATTTACACGTACAG ctaACACAATTATTGCAAGCTAATAAAAGACTCCGAGAACAGATTGATCGTTGCGTCTGGTTCCAGCAATTGACTCTCTTGTTTATGTTTCTATTACTGGCCAGTACTACCTTTTGTTTCTACTTGTATGCGCCAAGGAGCTAA